TCGGCGGTTTTCACCAGGCGTTCCGATGCGGTATCGGCGCGGGCCAGTATCCCGTTCAAGGAGGCATGCAGGGTATCGGCCATGGTACCCACCCGGCCCATCACCTTGCGGCCCTCGGTGACGGCCGTATCCACGTTGTTCACCCCTGCCAGCATCCGATCGTAAAGTTCGCGAGAGCCCAGCAAGGCCCCCACCGTGGTATGCGGATCCTTGCTCATCACCACCACCTGATCGATGCTGTTGATCAGCTGGTCCATCTTCCCCATCAAGGCCGTCAGGCCGGTGAGCACGGTTTCGATATCGCGGGAGTTGGATACCATCAAGGTGTCCCCGTCTTTCAGGATCTCGCCGCCGGGGCCCTGGGTTTCGATGTTGACCACCCGGTCCGAGACCAGGTTCTTGTCGCGCAGGGCGAAGGCCACCGATCGGCGCGTGATGAAATCCTGGAACTTGCGATCGATGGTGAGGTTGAGGACCACCTTGCCCTGGGATACGTCATGCCCCCCATGGCTCAGAAGGTTCAAGGACTCCACGCTGCCGATCTTGACGCCGTTGAAAAGCACGTCGGCGCCGGGGCGCAGGCCCACCCCGCTATCGAACACGGCCGCGAGGGAGTAGCGTATCTCGAACATGCCCTTGTGCGCGAAGAGCAGGCCCAAGCCCACCATGAAGGTGATCGCCGCCGTGGCTACGAAGAAGCCGGCCAGCAAATCCCGATGGCGATGCAGCTCCAGCTTCATGCGGGAGCCTCCCCGGTCATGGCCGCTTCCTGCTCCAGTTGGCGGAAGAGGAATTCGACGAAGCTATCCTGGCAATTCTTGAGCTGCTCGAAGTTCATCGGTTGCAGCAGTTCGCCTTCCTTGAGCACGCCGATCTCGCCGCCCAACTCGCGCGCGGCGAGCAAATCGTGGGTCACCAGCACCATGGAAACGTGGTTGATACGGCGGATGTTGGCGATGAGGGCGAGAAGCACGCTGCGGCTGATGCGATCCAGGCCGGCCGTGGGCTCGTCCATGAGGATGAGCTTGGGCCGCATGATCATGGCGCGGGCCACCGCGGCGCGTTTCAGGATCCCCAGGCTCACGTTGGCGGGATATTGATGCTGATGATCCTTGATGAGCAGCATCTCCAGCGCATTATCCACCCGGTAGCGTATCTCGTCCTCATCCCCGATGTTGTGGTAGATGAGGGGCAAGGCCACGTTCTCGAAAATGGTCTTGTTGGAGATCAGCGCCGGGTTCTGGAAAACGAAACCGACTTCCTTCTTCAGATCGTTGAAGGCCGCGGCGTTGAGCCCGGATATGTCCCGGCCCAGAAGGCGGATCACGCCGGCATCGGGCTTTTCCAATCCGATCAAAAGGCGCAGCAAGGTGCTCTTGCCCTGGCCCGACAGGCCGCAGATGACCAGGATCTGCCCCGGCAGGACGTGGAAGTTGACGCGCCGGAGGATGGGTTCCTGCCCTGCGTAACCGAAGCGCAGGTTGTGGACCGAAGCGATTACGCTCATCCCGCGCTCGTTCATAGGATCCTCAGATTGGCCAGCAGCGGCACGGCGAAAAGCACGTCGAACAAGGTGATGCACACGAAGCTGTTCACGACCCCCAGGGTCGTCGCTTTGGGCACCGCGCGGATATCGTTCGTTACCGCCATGCCGTGGAAGCAGGCGATCACGGACACCAGCATGCCGAAGGTTACCGGCTTGATGATCCCGAGCACCCCGTCCATCACGCCCATGGAGGCCAGGATGCGCTCCAGGAAAAGCGACAACGAGAGCTGCACCTCGGCGAAATCGGAAAGGAACAGGGAGAGCATCTTCACGACCAGGTAACCGCCGAAGATGGCCACCAGGTTGAAGATGACCGTGAGGCAGAACATGGAAAGCATGGTGGCCGCGAAGCTGGGGAACACCAGGTATCGGACCGGATCGATGCCCATGGTCTTGAGCGCGTCGATCTCCTGCTGCACCTTCATATTGCCGAGGTAGGTGGAAAGCGCCGATCCCGTGCGGCCGGCCACCAGGAAGGCGGTGAACAAGGGCCCCACCTCGCGTATCACCACCAGCACCATCACGTTGCCGAAATAGTCGCCCGCGCCGATCTTGGGCATCACGGTCGCGGCCTGCAGGATGGTGGCGCTGCCGATGACCAGGGCCAGGAAGGCGACCAAGGGGATCGCCTCCACCCCGGTGAAGTAGATCTGGGAGATCAGGTGGTCCATGGCCTGCCGGCGATTGCCGACCTTGTGCACGGCGCACCAGGAGGCCTGCAGCCCCAACTCCATCAATTGGCCGACATAGGACTTGCGGTAACGCAGGCCCATCCAGGCAAGCAAACGGGTCATCCCGGTGATTGTACCACCCGGCCGGGGGAATTAGCGGTTGGCGCGGAGTTTGAGACTGGCGGGATTTAAAGCGGGTTTGGGATTTTGGAGATGGGTTAAGGGTACAGGGTAAAGGGTAAAGGGTTAGAGTATGGCATTTCCCGCTTTTTCTTAACCCTTTACCCTGTACCCTTAACCCTATACCCTGTCTTCGCCGGCCAAGAGCAACCCGATCTGATCGAGAACCTCTTCCCTGCCCGACTTGGTGTCCGCGCTCGTCAGTAACGGCGGCTCCGGAAGGCCGTGGAACTTCATGATCGAATCCAGCGACTTGCGCAGTTCGCCCTTGGAAAGCTTATCGCCCTTGGTCGCCACAGCCAGGATGGGGACGTCGAACCCTTGCAACCATTGCAGGGCCTCGCGATCGACCGCGCTATCGGCGATGCGGGAATCGATCAGGTAGAGCAGGCCGCGCAATTGCTTGTTCCCCCGGAAGAAGGATTCGATGGCTTCTTCCATGGAACGTTTCTCGGCGCGGCCGATCTTGGCGTAGCCGAAACCGGGGATGTCCACCAAATGGAAGGCCGATCCCGCCGGCCCGCTTTTGTTGATGAGGAAAAAGTTGATCAAGCGCGTCTTACCGGGCACCTGGCTGGTCTTGACCAATTGCTTGCGCTGGACCAGCATGTTCAGCAAAGACGATTTGCCCACGTTGGATCGCCCGGCGACGGCGATTTGCGGCAGGCCGCTGGATGGGAACTCGGCCGGCGCGGATGCCGAAGTCACGAACTCGGCGGAATGGATCTGCATGCGGGGGAGGGCCTTCAGCCCACTTCGACGCGGCCCTCGAGGGCCCGCTGCACGGTGAGTTCGTCCACGTATTCCAGTTCCGATCCCACCGGGATGCCGCGCGCCAGGCGGGAGACCTTGGCGGGAGTGCCTTGCAGCTTCTGGGCGATATAGGTGGCGGTGGCTTCGCCTTCGGCGTTGGTGTTGAGGGCGAGGATCAGTTCCACGCGGCCCTTGGAAGCCCCCGCCGCGGCGCGTTCCCAAAGGCGGGCGAAATTGAGATCGCCCGGGCCGATGCCGTCCAACGGGGAAATGCTTCCGCCCAAGACATGATAGATGCCCGGAAAAGTGCCCGATCGTTCGAAAGCGAGGATATCGGCGGGTTTCTCGACCACGCAGATGAGGTCGCGTTGGCGCCGCTCGCTCGCGCAAATGCGGCAGACCTCGCGTTCGGTGTAGTTGCCGCATTCGGAGCAGGCGTGGATGCGGGCCTTGGCATCGGTCAGGGCCCGGGCCAATTCCTGCACGGGCCCGGAGTCCTGGGACAAGAGATGGTAAGCCAAGCGCTGGGCCGTCTTGCGGCCGATGGAGGGCAGCCCGGCAAGATGATTAATGAGGTTCTCGATGACGGATTCCCTCGCGTCGGCTTCGGACATGGGGATTAAAATACTCATTATCCTCCGCCTGTCCCTCCCGGCGGAGCCGCGCCCGGTGTTTTCCGGCCTTCCTTTTTGTTAAATTCACCTCCGCTTTACCGCATTCGATTACTTCCGGAGGCGAACCCGTCCGCTTGACCATGCGCTCGCACCCTTCCCAAAGCTTCCCTAGCGTCGCCGCCTTGCCCTTTACCGTCACGGCACCCTTTGCGGCCGCGGTCAGAACGCGCCTCGCCACCGGAAAACGCGGCCCAATCTTCCTGGTGGCGATCGCTATCGCGGCCATGGTCGTTTCCGGAGCCTGGGCTGCCGCTCCGGCCAACCTCTCCGTTCCCGACTCCCAGCCCGCCCGCGATCCTTTCCTGTCGCCGCCTCCCGGCGCCGCGGTCCAGGATTCGGCCGCGCCTATGCAAGCGGCCGTGAAGCTTTCCACCCAGGGCGCCTTCACTTCCCAGGCCGCCCGCGTTGGGGACTCGTTGGACTACGTGGTCTCGGTGGAATGGGAGGATACCCAGGTCCCGGTCATGGTGCTGGCTCCCGATAGCGTGGAGTTCCCGGGTTTCAAGATCCTGGGGCAGGCCACCCAGCACTCGAAACTGGCCAATGGCCAAACCGTTCGGAACCATACGGACTTCATCTACAAGCTGCGGGCCGCCAGCCAGGGCCCGGGCAAGGCCGCTTCGCTTAAGGTCCGCTATCTCTCCGGTTTGTCCCAACGGGAAGAAGCCGTCTTCGTTCCCTCCGCCCTGATCGATATCGGTCCGGCCCCGGTGCGGTTGCTGGACATGCTTTGGTTCAAGCTCCTGCTCTGGATCGCCATCTTGGCCGCGGCCGTGGCCGCGGGTTGGGCCAGCTTCAGGCTCGCGGCCCGCAAGCGGATGGAAGCCCGGCCGAGGCGCGCCGATCTTCGCCCCCAAGTGGACGCCTTGAAATCCCGGCTGCGGACCGTCCAGAACAACGCGGAAGC
The Fibrobacterota bacterium genome window above contains:
- a CDS encoding YihA family ribosome biogenesis GTP-binding protein, encoding MQIHSAEFVTSASAPAEFPSSGLPQIAVAGRSNVGKSSLLNMLVQRKQLVKTSQVPGKTRLINFFLINKSGPAGSAFHLVDIPGFGYAKIGRAEKRSMEEAIESFFRGNKQLRGLLYLIDSRIADSAVDREALQWLQGFDVPILAVATKGDKLSKGELRKSLDSIMKFHGLPEPPLLTSADTKSGREEVLDQIGLLLAGEDRV
- a CDS encoding ATP-binding cassette domain-containing protein, giving the protein MNERGMSVIASVHNLRFGYAGQEPILRRVNFHVLPGQILVICGLSGQGKSTLLRLLIGLEKPDAGVIRLLGRDISGLNAAAFNDLKKEVGFVFQNPALISNKTIFENVALPLIYHNIGDEDEIRYRVDNALEMLLIKDHQHQYPANVSLGILKRAAVARAMIMRPKLILMDEPTAGLDRISRSVLLALIANIRRINHVSMVLVTHDLLAARELGGEIGVLKEGELLQPMNFEQLKNCQDSFVEFLFRQLEQEAAMTGEAPA
- the recR gene encoding recombination protein RecR, producing MSEADARESVIENLINHLAGLPSIGRKTAQRLAYHLLSQDSGPVQELARALTDAKARIHACSECGNYTEREVCRICASERRQRDLICVVEKPADILAFERSGTFPGIYHVLGGSISPLDGIGPGDLNFARLWERAAAGASKGRVELILALNTNAEGEATATYIAQKLQGTPAKVSRLARGIPVGSELEYVDELTVQRALEGRVEVG
- a CDS encoding ABC transporter permease, which translates into the protein MTRLLAWMGLRYRKSYVGQLMELGLQASWCAVHKVGNRRQAMDHLISQIYFTGVEAIPLVAFLALVIGSATILQAATVMPKIGAGDYFGNVMVLVVIREVGPLFTAFLVAGRTGSALSTYLGNMKVQQEIDALKTMGIDPVRYLVFPSFAATMLSMFCLTVIFNLVAIFGGYLVVKMLSLFLSDFAEVQLSLSLFLERILASMGVMDGVLGIIKPVTFGMLVSVIACFHGMAVTNDIRAVPKATTLGVVNSFVCITLFDVLFAVPLLANLRIL
- a CDS encoding MCE family protein → MKLELHRHRDLLAGFFVATAAITFMVGLGLLFAHKGMFEIRYSLAAVFDSGVGLRPGADVLFNGVKIGSVESLNLLSHGGHDVSQGKVVLNLTIDRKFQDFITRRSVAFALRDKNLVSDRVVNIETQGPGGEILKDGDTLMVSNSRDIETVLTGLTALMGKMDQLINSIDQVVVMSKDPHTTVGALLGSRELYDRMLAGVNNVDTAVTEGRKVMGRVGTMADTLHASLNGILARADTASERLVKTAEETERLGAQANVLADHGETILRRMDQIMLQGAGKLDQAGDLMDAVSSFWFIRGRMHKKGEYPVLLNEAGP